From a single Nostoc sp. MS1 genomic region:
- a CDS encoding tetratricopeptide repeat protein, giving the protein MVRRLSVIITTAILWQIISYPTLARSSDPLQADSFPPSPLEITTPDPLLPPSQGKQPLTPIEQLKLESALDELNQQASAKLQAGDSVTAFEIWNRELRLRRYLGAVAEVKALARVGDIAWNQSDRQEIFYITQRLQAIQQQAQPKNKNAQNNIDLQLWQGLGDAYQKVRSLKPAIEVYNQILATFRQQKNSVGEIDTLKTLGELHLGWFDYPQAASTYEELLTLATTRGEQQDELIYLQRLAYIYEQSKQAAKSIDVLTKLKTIYTQDNNLIQLPSLQIAIAANYESLAKENPALLQQAFDNYQEAYTTAWQLQQYTRAADALQKIISLYRSQGQIEEALQTSQILIETQELASNYYGMMQAYDQVGQLHLERKEYPQALTAFQNGLELAKRLKHEEAYFNQKIESISKLNP; this is encoded by the coding sequence ATGGTACGCCGCTTAAGTGTCATCATTACAACTGCTATTCTCTGGCAAATTATCAGTTATCCTACTTTAGCCAGAAGTAGCGATCCTCTACAAGCGGATAGCTTTCCCCCTAGTCCGTTAGAAATTACTACACCTGATCCACTTTTACCACCTTCACAGGGTAAACAGCCTTTAACACCCATAGAACAGCTAAAGTTAGAGTCGGCGCTGGATGAGTTAAATCAACAGGCTTCCGCAAAATTGCAAGCTGGGGATAGTGTAACGGCGTTTGAAATTTGGAACCGTGAGTTACGCTTGCGGCGGTATTTGGGTGCTGTGGCTGAGGTAAAAGCACTCGCACGGGTGGGTGATATTGCTTGGAATCAAAGCGATCGCCAGGAGATATTCTACATTACCCAAAGATTACAAGCAATTCAACAGCAAGCCCAACCTAAAAACAAAAATGCTCAAAACAATATTGATTTACAATTGTGGCAAGGGTTAGGTGATGCTTATCAAAAAGTGCGATCGCTAAAACCTGCGATTGAGGTTTACAATCAAATCTTAGCCACATTCCGACAGCAAAAAAATTCAGTTGGAGAAATAGACACCTTAAAAACTTTGGGGGAATTACACCTGGGTTGGTTTGATTATCCCCAAGCTGCTAGTACCTACGAGGAATTGTTAACGCTGGCTACTACTAGGGGTGAGCAGCAGGATGAGTTAATATACTTGCAAAGGTTAGCTTATATTTACGAACAGTCGAAACAAGCAGCCAAGTCAATTGATGTGCTGACTAAGCTAAAAACTATTTACACCCAAGATAATAATCTCATTCAATTGCCAAGTTTACAAATAGCGATCGCTGCTAATTACGAAAGCCTAGCCAAAGAAAATCCTGCTTTACTACAGCAAGCCTTTGACAACTATCAAGAAGCTTACACCACCGCTTGGCAATTACAACAATATACCCGCGCGGCTGACGCGCTACAAAAGATAATTTCGTTATACCGTTCTCAAGGACAAATAGAAGAAGCCTTACAAACTAGCCAAATTCTGATAGAAACGCAAGAACTCGCTTCTAACTATTATGGCATGATGCAGGCTTATGACCAAGTTGGACAGTTACATTTAGAACGCAAAGAGTATCCACAAGCACTAACAGCTTTTCAAAATGGTTTAGAATTAGCCAAACGATTAAAACATGAAGAAGCTTACTTTAATCAGAAGATTGAAAGCATTTCCAAACTAAATCCCTAA